One stretch of Pseudomonas fragi DNA includes these proteins:
- a CDS encoding class I SAM-dependent methyltransferase, protein MNTPLGLQQSLSELLGDARLVATDLPGTALKLWLIDAHNMDRAFTPDETRRILYEPPYWAFCWASGLALARFLAEQPQWVKGKRVLDFGAGSGVAAIAAARAGALEVVACDLDPLALAACRANAQLNDVQLGYSSDFFAEADRFDLILVADVLYDRENLPLLDQFPTRGQQTLVADSRVRDFQHPLYRQLAMLKALTLPDLAEPHEFRNVSLYHACREPSAFSRLVQPL, encoded by the coding sequence ATGAATACACCGCTTGGCCTGCAGCAGTCGTTGAGCGAGTTGCTGGGTGATGCGCGGCTGGTGGCCACCGACTTGCCCGGTACTGCGCTCAAGCTCTGGCTGATCGATGCGCACAACATGGATCGCGCTTTCACCCCCGACGAGACCCGGCGCATTCTCTACGAGCCGCCCTACTGGGCGTTTTGCTGGGCCAGCGGGCTGGCACTCGCACGCTTTCTGGCCGAGCAGCCGCAGTGGGTCAAGGGCAAGCGCGTGCTGGACTTTGGTGCCGGCTCCGGCGTTGCCGCGATTGCTGCCGCCAGGGCCGGGGCGCTGGAAGTGGTGGCCTGCGACCTTGACCCGCTGGCGTTGGCGGCCTGCCGGGCCAATGCGCAACTCAATGATGTGCAACTGGGTTATTCCAGCGACTTTTTTGCCGAAGCCGACCGGTTCGATCTGATCCTGGTGGCTGACGTGCTGTACGACCGTGAAAACCTGCCATTGCTGGATCAGTTCCCCACCCGCGGGCAACAAACCCTGGTGGCCGATTCCCGCGTGCGCGACTTCCAGCATCCACTTTATCGGCAACTGGCCATGCTCAAGGCACTGACCCTGCCCGACCTGGCCGAGCCCCACGAATTTCGCAACGTCAGCCTGTATCACGCGTGCCGTGAGCCAAGCGCTTTCAGCCGCCTGGTACAGCCTTTATAG
- the nrdR gene encoding transcriptional regulator NrdR — MHCPFCGANDTKVIDSRLVAEGDQVRRRRECLACGERFTTFETAELVLPRLIKQDGSRQPFDEEKLRAGMQRALEKRPVSVERLEAALARIKHKLRATGEREVKSLVVGELVMGELQKLDEVAYIRFASVYRRFQDLNEFREEIDRLAREPSKE; from the coding sequence ATGCACTGTCCCTTCTGCGGTGCCAACGACACTAAAGTCATCGACTCGCGTCTGGTCGCCGAGGGCGATCAGGTGCGTCGCCGGCGCGAATGCCTGGCCTGTGGTGAGCGTTTCACCACCTTTGAAACAGCCGAGTTGGTACTACCCCGCCTGATCAAGCAAGACGGCAGTCGTCAGCCCTTTGACGAAGAAAAACTGCGCGCTGGCATGCAGCGTGCGCTGGAAAAGCGCCCGGTGAGTGTCGAGCGCCTTGAAGCCGCGCTGGCCCGGATCAAGCACAAGCTGCGCGCCACCGGCGAACGCGAAGTCAAGTCGCTGGTTGTTGGTGAACTGGTCATGGGCGAGCTGCAAAAGCTCGACGAAGTGGCCTATATCCGCTTTGCCTCGGTCTATCGACGCTTCCAGGACTTGAACGAGTTCCGCGAAGAGATCGACCGCCTTGCCCGTGAGCCTTCCAAAGAATGA